In the genome of Cyanobacteria bacterium FACHB-DQ100, one region contains:
- a CDS encoding glycosyltransferase family 4 protein, translated as MTIEKKLLLVTFPVDLGNRTNEKRLISIFENYLDLRVHQFIPNQAQRGVPTTKFAYASVIARRFLGSYNLCREVLRAYQEGRKVLFHGISPALFAYPVTRKQSSYIVTDWTKKLYEPFLNASLSPSWLTATHREVMSAQRYVFGLTDAVIEGIHQDYQIPKSKLRKARLPFCPDLDLFIPSPERYDREIRLLFVGGDFQRKGGDVLLRWFKQLDNPNVKLTIVTKQAVESHPNLTVKTSVDYGQTEHINLFGSHDIFVLPTTLEGYPSVIGEAGCAGLAILTTKNALGAPEIIVNGENGYICSSQEDLIQQLEALIQNKPMIESMKRKSRLMMEEKFAEDLVLGDFINCMFGNQA; from the coding sequence ATGACGATCGAGAAAAAACTTCTACTAGTGACATTTCCCGTGGATCTGGGAAATCGAACCAATGAGAAGCGGCTGATTTCAATCTTTGAGAACTATTTAGATCTGAGGGTGCATCAGTTCATTCCAAATCAGGCCCAAAGAGGAGTGCCAACAACTAAGTTCGCTTATGCTTCTGTTATTGCAAGACGGTTCTTAGGGTCTTACAACCTCTGTCGAGAAGTGCTAAGAGCTTATCAAGAAGGCAGAAAAGTTTTATTTCATGGGATTAGCCCTGCGCTTTTCGCCTATCCGGTCACACGCAAGCAGAGTAGCTATATCGTCACGGATTGGACTAAGAAACTATACGAACCTTTCTTAAACGCATCGTTGTCTCCAAGTTGGTTGACTGCCACCCATCGGGAAGTGATGAGTGCTCAACGCTATGTGTTTGGACTGACTGATGCAGTGATCGAAGGAATTCATCAAGATTACCAGATTCCCAAAAGTAAGCTCAGGAAAGCAAGGTTGCCATTCTGTCCTGATCTTGATTTGTTCATCCCATCGCCTGAACGCTACGATCGGGAAATTCGTCTCTTGTTTGTAGGGGGCGACTTTCAGCGTAAGGGTGGAGATGTTTTGCTGCGTTGGTTTAAGCAGCTTGACAATCCGAATGTGAAACTGACGATCGTGACAAAACAAGCTGTAGAATCTCACCCCAATCTTACAGTCAAAACCTCTGTGGATTATGGGCAGACTGAGCATATTAACTTATTCGGAAGTCACGATATTTTCGTTCTGCCAACAACGCTTGAAGGTTATCCATCGGTGATCGGTGAGGCGGGGTGTGCTGGACTTGCAATCCTAACGACAAAAAATGCTCTGGGTGCGCCTGAGATTATTGTCAATGGAGAGAATGGCTACATCTGTAGCTCTCAGGAAGACCTAATTCAGCAGTTAGAAGCGCTGATTCAAAACAAACCCATGATCGAATCGATGAAGCGCAAAAGCCGCCTGATGATGGAAGAGAAGTTTGCGGAGGATTTGGTGCTAGGGGATTTTATCAATTGCATGTTTGGGAATCAAGCTTAA
- a CDS encoding glycosyltransferase, protein MKILNLTTAIPSRYGTGADIASQHFIDAMKALGHSVSIVGYRRWGDRHPYGKDTIEVGERHIETSSAGIHSLLWAAIALFRQLPYSSAKYYSNRYVQTVRSLLSQQHYDVIVLEHSSQLCWLKPALVEPSKIAVLAHNVEHEIYQQRLKSSVDHLKKRVYQREAQLVKQMEANLAATSEAIWTLSSHDASYFRQFDKTDSVKVFELPVNVSPVNPTHRKTYDIGMIGSWIWKPNADGLCYFFDQVYPHLPAHCSIRVAGRGAEWIKDKYHNVEYLGFVEDAQAFLAEARVIAIPSICGGGVQLKTLEAIGLALPVVATPFALRGLTTLPTTVYSAEQPGQFAQAIQTAIARSITPDDLESVKTWVENRYNQFLHSVETALTLLTHEA, encoded by the coding sequence ATGAAAATCTTAAACTTAACCACCGCAATTCCTAGCAGATACGGGACTGGGGCAGATATCGCATCTCAGCATTTTATCGATGCGATGAAAGCACTAGGTCATTCGGTTTCGATCGTTGGTTATCGTCGCTGGGGCGATCGTCATCCTTACGGCAAAGATACGATCGAAGTTGGTGAACGCCATATTGAAACGTCATCTGCCGGAATACATTCACTACTTTGGGCTGCGATCGCCCTGTTTCGACAGTTGCCCTATAGCTCAGCGAAATATTACTCAAATCGCTATGTGCAAACGGTACGATCGTTGTTATCTCAACAGCATTATGATGTGATTGTACTGGAGCATTCGTCTCAACTTTGCTGGTTAAAACCTGCCCTTGTCGAGCCTAGTAAGATTGCTGTTTTAGCCCACAATGTAGAACATGAAATCTATCAACAACGCCTCAAATCCAGTGTCGATCACCTGAAAAAACGGGTTTATCAGCGAGAAGCGCAGTTAGTCAAACAAATGGAAGCGAATCTTGCTGCGACCAGTGAAGCAATCTGGACGCTGAGTTCGCATGATGCAAGCTACTTTAGGCAGTTCGATAAAACGGATTCAGTGAAAGTATTTGAACTTCCCGTCAATGTTTCTCCAGTGAATCCGACTCATCGCAAAACTTACGACATTGGCATGATTGGGAGCTGGATCTGGAAACCTAATGCAGATGGATTGTGCTATTTCTTTGACCAAGTTTATCCGCATCTCCCGGCTCACTGTTCGATTCGGGTTGCGGGTCGAGGGGCAGAATGGATAAAGGACAAGTATCACAATGTTGAGTATCTAGGATTTGTAGAAGATGCTCAAGCATTTTTAGCAGAAGCAAGGGTGATCGCCATTCCTTCTATTTGTGGCGGCGGAGTGCAGCTTAAAACCTTAGAAGCGATCGGGCTCGCTCTACCCGTTGTGGCAACTCCGTTTGCCCTACGGGGATTAACAACTCTACCAACAACGGTCTACTCTGCCGAACAGCCAGGGCAATTTGCTCAAGCTATCCAAACTGCGATCGCTCGCTCGATCACGCCTGACGACCTCGAATCGGTCAAGACCTGGGTTGAAAATCGGTACAACCAATTTCTGCACAGTGTAGAGACTGCCTTGACTCTGCTCACCCATGAGGCTTAA
- a CDS encoding FkbM family methyltransferase — protein sequence MTLRDGHSRKSYSQEGEDLILHRVFETVDRGFYVDVGAHHPKRFSNTFIFYQRGWSGINIDAMPGSMEPFKRLRPRDINVEAAIASSPREMTFFVFDDPALNCFGRELAERRWQGAYSLKQEIQIVTQTLGEVLHRHLSTGQKINFLSIDVEGLDLEVLQSNDWSAFRPEYILAECAEMDLEQIQKGSVYQFLAERGYSLFAKTLSTAVFKANE from the coding sequence ATGACTCTTCGGGATGGGCACTCCAGAAAGTCCTATTCGCAAGAAGGTGAGGATCTGATTTTGCATCGTGTGTTTGAGACTGTCGATCGTGGATTTTATGTGGATGTGGGTGCTCATCATCCTAAACGGTTCTCCAATACTTTCATCTTCTATCAAAGAGGATGGTCAGGTATCAATATTGACGCAATGCCGGGAAGTATGGAGCCTTTCAAACGCTTGAGACCAAGAGATATCAATGTGGAAGCAGCGATCGCTTCGAGTCCCAGAGAAATGACATTTTTTGTGTTTGATGATCCGGCGTTGAATTGTTTCGGTCGCGAACTAGCAGAACGAAGATGGCAGGGGGCTTACTCTTTGAAGCAGGAAATTCAGATTGTTACGCAGACTTTGGGGGAAGTACTGCACCGCCATCTTTCGACGGGGCAGAAAATTAACTTTTTGTCGATCGATGTTGAAGGCTTAGATTTGGAAGTGCTGCAATCGAACGATTGGTCAGCGTTTAGACCGGAGTATATTTTGGCTGAATGCGCTGAGATGGACTTGGAGCAGATTCAGAAAGGTAGTGTCTATCAGTTCTTGGCAGAGAGAGGATATTCTCTGTTTGCCAAAACGTTGAGTACCGCCGTTTTTAAAGCAAATGAATGA
- a CDS encoding glycosyltransferase family 4 protein produces MEVLHLSSSDLTGGAARATYRLHRGLRQAGYRSQMLVQAKSSHDPSVLVEKKFLRKFNEKLLISERLDDLPARSRSHSRFSPQWVPNRVVSQVAQLKPSVIHLHWIFKGFLNIENLAQFRQPLVWTLHDMAGFTGGCHYAEQCDRYTKSCGACPQLQSSQEQDLSRWVWNRKAKAWRDLDLVVVTPSRWLADCASQSSVFRHTPVRVIPNGLDLQIYKPFDRPAARDRLNLPQDKLLVLFGALDPTSDTRKGWHLLQSALQKLRTTEWKDRIELVIFGASQPEKTVDVGFKVHYLGHLNDDVSLAIAYAAAEVMVVPSVQEAFGQTASESLACGTPVVAFDATGLKDIVDHQVNGFLAAAYQPESLVQGIIWVLEDLERHQFLSENARKKAETSFCLTLQAQQHIALYSELVEKTVS; encoded by the coding sequence ATGGAAGTTCTTCATTTAAGTTCCTCAGACCTTACAGGAGGGGCGGCTCGTGCTACTTATCGATTGCATCGCGGGTTGCGACAAGCTGGATACCGATCGCAGATGTTAGTGCAAGCGAAAAGCTCTCATGATCCCTCTGTTCTTGTTGAAAAGAAGTTCTTGAGGAAATTCAACGAGAAACTTTTAATCAGTGAAAGACTGGATGACCTACCCGCACGATCGCGCAGTCATTCACGATTTTCGCCGCAGTGGGTTCCAAATCGGGTCGTCTCTCAAGTCGCTCAACTTAAACCGAGTGTGATTCATCTGCACTGGATTTTTAAGGGATTTCTGAACATTGAGAACTTAGCGCAATTCCGCCAGCCTTTAGTCTGGACGCTGCATGATATGGCTGGATTTACAGGGGGATGTCACTATGCGGAACAGTGCGATCGCTACACAAAATCTTGTGGGGCTTGTCCACAGTTGCAAAGTTCACAGGAGCAAGACTTGTCTCGCTGGGTTTGGAATCGCAAGGCAAAAGCTTGGCGCGACCTTGATCTTGTGGTCGTGACTCCGAGCCGTTGGTTAGCCGACTGCGCTAGCCAGAGTTCTGTATTTCGTCACACTCCAGTTAGGGTAATTCCGAACGGACTGGATCTGCAAATTTACAAACCGTTTGATCGACCAGCCGCTCGCGATCGACTCAATCTTCCTCAAGACAAATTATTGGTGTTATTCGGAGCGCTCGATCCAACGAGCGATACTCGGAAAGGTTGGCATCTACTTCAGTCTGCTCTGCAAAAACTGAGGACAACCGAATGGAAAGATAGAATCGAGCTAGTGATTTTTGGAGCTTCACAGCCAGAAAAGACAGTTGACGTGGGCTTTAAGGTGCATTACTTGGGACATCTCAACGATGATGTCTCACTTGCGATCGCCTATGCTGCGGCAGAGGTGATGGTTGTCCCCTCCGTACAAGAGGCGTTTGGGCAAACTGCATCCGAATCTCTAGCCTGTGGAACACCTGTTGTTGCTTTCGATGCAACTGGCTTGAAAGACATTGTTGATCACCAAGTTAATGGCTTTCTTGCAGCAGCTTACCAACCGGAGAGCTTAGTTCAGGGAATCATCTGGGTTTTAGAGGATTTAGAGCGCCATCAATTTCTGAGCGAAAATGCACGAAAAAAGGCGGAAACATCCTTTTGCTTAACCCTGCAAGCTCAGCAGCATATTGCACTTTACTCAGAGCTAGTCGAGAAAACTGTGAGTTAA
- a CDS encoding flippase — MNQSWVQLLPPFLRTKLEGRYTVQKILGNTGWLLIDRILRMGLALILGVWVARYLGPEQFGLFNYAIAFSALFSPIATLGLEGLVVRDIVQSPADKDEILGTTFLIRLVGGISAWLLSLGVIYWMRPNDAMIQWLVGITAAGFIFQSFDIIDSWFQSQLQSKYSILAKSAAFIFTVGVRVTLIHIRAPLIAFAWAACFEGILIAIGLIAAYCSRGFSLTSWRGNITRARTLLKNCWALILSGLAIMTYMKIDQVMLNEMMGSEAVGVYSAAVKLSEIWYFVPMALTSSAFPAIVELRSKDIDLYYQRLQGLFNFLVRLAYAIALPVTFLAGWLIMLLFGSDYAASAPILAIHIWAGVFVFLGVAQESWSFAEGFLKLSLQRTLIGAVINVLLNFILIPIYAGVGAAIATVIAYGCAVVVTNFVDPRAKRILALQLKALFLVG, encoded by the coding sequence ATGAATCAATCCTGGGTTCAACTTCTGCCTCCGTTTCTTCGCACTAAGCTGGAGGGGCGCTATACCGTACAAAAGATTCTTGGCAATACGGGATGGTTGCTTATTGATCGAATTCTCCGCATGGGATTGGCGCTGATTCTAGGCGTTTGGGTTGCTCGATACTTAGGGCCAGAGCAATTTGGACTGTTTAACTATGCGATCGCTTTTTCTGCGCTCTTCAGCCCCATTGCGACATTGGGGTTAGAGGGGCTTGTGGTTCGCGATATTGTGCAGTCTCCTGCTGATAAAGATGAAATTCTAGGTACGACTTTCCTGATTCGATTGGTAGGTGGCATTTCGGCTTGGTTGTTATCGTTGGGTGTAATTTACTGGATGCGCCCAAACGATGCCATGATCCAATGGCTTGTAGGAATTACTGCCGCAGGATTTATCTTTCAATCCTTTGACATTATTGACTCCTGGTTCCAATCACAGTTGCAATCAAAGTATTCAATTCTTGCAAAAAGCGCCGCCTTCATCTTTACGGTTGGGGTGAGAGTAACACTCATTCATATTAGAGCGCCCCTGATTGCCTTTGCTTGGGCAGCCTGTTTTGAGGGCATCCTAATTGCAATTGGACTAATTGCAGCCTACTGCTCTAGAGGATTTTCTTTGACCTCGTGGCGAGGAAATATCACTCGCGCTCGGACATTGCTGAAAAACTGCTGGGCTTTAATTCTGTCAGGCTTGGCGATCATGACTTACATGAAGATTGATCAGGTGATGTTGAATGAAATGATGGGAAGTGAAGCGGTTGGAGTGTATTCAGCAGCCGTGAAGCTGTCTGAGATCTGGTATTTTGTGCCGATGGCTCTGACTTCCTCAGCCTTTCCGGCGATTGTAGAACTACGATCGAAAGATATTGATCTGTACTATCAACGACTACAAGGTCTATTTAACTTTCTGGTACGGCTTGCTTATGCGATCGCGCTCCCAGTCACTTTTCTAGCAGGATGGCTGATTATGCTTTTGTTTGGCAGCGATTATGCTGCATCTGCACCCATCTTAGCAATTCACATTTGGGCAGGTGTGTTTGTGTTTCTGGGGGTGGCTCAAGAGTCGTGGAGCTTTGCTGAGGGGTTTCTCAAGCTGTCATTACAGAGGACTCTGATCGGTGCGGTGATCAATGTGCTGCTCAATTTTATTCTGATTCCAATTTACGCTGGAGTCGGTGCGGCAATTGCAACGGTGATTGCTTATGGATGTGCGGTGGTCGTAACAAACTTCGTTGATCCCAGAGCAAAACGGATTTTGGCGTTACAACTCAAAGCACTTTTCTTGGTTGGATAA
- a CDS encoding glycosyltransferase family 4 protein, translating to MAAQKLRILLSAFVCHPDKGSEEGVGWNWLKELAKEHEVYALISDFLGQEEPVRAAVDRLPYRDNIHLIFIPMPQGSKLMMALFPRFEFYNLCVEWQKQAFIEAQELLETVTIDLVHHVTYGSWTIPSYLSRLPKPFILGPVTGSQSVPLVGYSFLPAKGIVQEMIRMAYFIWTRLTSVAARETVRKAELVLCGNLETLNEIRRMRDSETTFLMSDSGIPKLPEGLSKTEKPESAEICLLWAGLIEPRKNFGLLLQALQRLPSNISWRLLVVGSGVLLPYWKKKVIQAGLQSKIEFLGQVPYREMSGYYQRADIFVFPSLREGSPNVILEAMAYKLPVIGLKLNGTATVLSEDCGILVNVGSKKQIVHDFASAITSLAEAPELRRKIGEKGYERVKSFYTWEQRGKKMSFLYQSVLNTAS from the coding sequence ATGGCTGCTCAGAAACTGAGAATATTGCTCTCTGCATTTGTCTGCCACCCGGACAAGGGATCAGAAGAAGGCGTGGGTTGGAACTGGCTAAAGGAGTTAGCAAAAGAGCATGAAGTTTATGCGCTCATCTCTGATTTTTTAGGACAAGAAGAACCTGTAAGAGCAGCAGTCGATCGATTGCCTTACCGCGATAACATTCACCTCATTTTTATTCCAATGCCACAAGGGTCTAAGCTCATGATGGCTCTTTTTCCACGGTTTGAATTTTACAATCTATGCGTTGAATGGCAAAAACAAGCTTTCATCGAAGCACAAGAGCTGCTGGAAACCGTGACGATCGACCTTGTTCATCATGTTACTTATGGTTCGTGGACAATTCCGAGTTATTTATCGCGGCTTCCTAAACCTTTCATCTTAGGCCCGGTCACTGGGAGCCAAAGTGTTCCTCTCGTTGGCTATTCGTTCTTGCCAGCTAAGGGAATCGTCCAAGAAATGATCAGAATGGCTTACTTTATCTGGACAAGATTAACATCCGTTGCAGCCAGAGAGACAGTCAGGAAAGCTGAGCTTGTTCTATGTGGCAACTTGGAAACACTGAATGAAATTCGCAGGATGCGAGATTCTGAGACAACTTTCTTAATGTCAGATTCAGGCATTCCTAAGCTGCCTGAGGGTTTGTCCAAAACTGAAAAACCTGAGTCTGCTGAAATCTGCTTACTTTGGGCGGGTTTGATTGAGCCGCGCAAGAATTTTGGACTTCTTTTACAGGCATTACAACGCCTACCAAGCAATATTTCTTGGAGATTGCTGGTTGTAGGTAGCGGAGTGCTTCTGCCTTATTGGAAAAAGAAGGTTATTCAGGCGGGATTACAGTCGAAAATTGAGTTTTTAGGACAAGTTCCTTATCGGGAAATGAGCGGCTATTACCAGCGAGCAGATATCTTTGTGTTTCCAAGCTTGCGTGAGGGTTCACCCAATGTGATTCTCGAAGCAATGGCTTATAAGTTACCTGTAATTGGTTTGAAACTGAATGGCACTGCAACCGTTTTATCTGAAGACTGCGGGATCTTAGTAAATGTAGGAAGTAAGAAGCAGATTGTGCATGATTTCGCCAGTGCAATCACCAGTCTTGCTGAAGCTCCAGAACTCCGACGCAAGATTGGCGAGAAGGGTTACGAACGGGTCAAGTCTTTCTACACCTGGGAGCAACGCGGAAAAAAAATGTCCTTCCTCTATCAATCCGTCCTGAACACGGCTTCCTAG
- a CDS encoding glycosyltransferase family 2 protein — translation MRQTTIAILLTCYNRREKTLRCLQALSEQNLPPGIELKPYLIDDGSTDGTAEAVRQNYPNVRVRQGTGSLFWNGGTRLAFETAQAEDPDYYCLLNDDTMLYPYALRALLEVSDKLAAQGEQKAIVVASTLDPDTNQPSYGGVAQTYFWHPLKFHQVNPDLKQPRRCDTFHGNCVLIPRTVAALVGNFNPVYTHNLADHDYGLRARRQGCSIWIAPGYLGTCSANPHRSRMVKSDLAGVKLEQVNRPKGFALEDVTLHSFEEWKAFCRENGGVFWLFYWLLPYRRLFWLMLVQRMSFSVR, via the coding sequence ATGAGACAAACAACGATCGCGATCCTCCTGACCTGCTACAATCGCCGTGAAAAAACGCTGCGGTGCTTGCAGGCTTTATCTGAACAAAACCTTCCGCCGGGGATCGAGTTAAAGCCTTATTTGATTGATGATGGCAGCACGGATGGCACAGCAGAGGCAGTGCGCCAAAACTATCCCAATGTTCGGGTGCGCCAAGGAACCGGAAGCCTGTTTTGGAATGGAGGAACGCGACTTGCCTTTGAAACGGCACAGGCAGAAGATCCGGATTACTATTGCTTGCTAAACGATGATACGATGCTCTATCCTTATGCTCTCAGAGCTTTGCTAGAGGTATCAGATAAGCTTGCAGCACAAGGAGAGCAGAAAGCGATCGTTGTTGCCTCTACCCTTGATCCTGATACCAATCAACCCAGCTATGGTGGAGTTGCTCAAACCTATTTTTGGCATCCCCTCAAGTTTCACCAAGTTAATCCTGATTTAAAGCAACCCCGGCGTTGTGACACCTTTCACGGCAATTGCGTTTTGATTCCGCGTACGGTGGCAGCCCTAGTCGGAAACTTCAACCCAGTCTACACGCATAATCTAGCAGATCATGATTATGGTCTAAGAGCGCGCCGTCAAGGTTGTTCGATTTGGATTGCACCCGGCTACTTGGGAACCTGTTCTGCAAATCCCCATCGAAGCCGAATGGTTAAGAGTGATTTAGCTGGGGTAAAGTTAGAGCAAGTGAACCGACCCAAGGGATTTGCGCTAGAAGATGTAACGCTGCATTCCTTTGAGGAGTGGAAAGCATTTTGTCGTGAAAATGGTGGAGTGT